The genomic segment ttttctattttcgtTAAAATGTAATCTgcttcttttgttttttgttttttgtttttaaatcaAGTAATGATAATAGTGTGTGAAAAGTAGGCTTGATATTGTGATATATATCATATTGTAAATATGACATGAGATAATTATGTTCATGTACCTAATCGTACCCAACTATTTAGAGTTAAAGTTTTGATTATGATTTTAATACTTACTTGAAAATCATATAATTctaaataaattcacaaatggATCCCTCGATGAGATGTCACTTCACCTATTAGATGTGATGAATATAGAGAAAATTGCTCATCTAATGAGTGAGTGTACACATCATCGATGCTTACAAGAATatgcacggtaggtgtgcaggatattaaaattatatatatatatatatatttaaatatatatttatttaaatgaaaaaaagaggaaaaaattctaaaaaatgATACAAGCCAACGCGCAAATAAGCGCGTGAGTGGGATCATAATTGTCAAAAGCAAAAAATAATTgcatattttatgagaaaaatcaGAGACGATCACGCTGAACTCTTGAGATTTTGCaagaatatatataatatgaggGATTTCGATCAAACTATAAATGTAAAACGCAATGAATCTACACAAAATCTGATCCACCGATACTGCAATAATAAATCACTGAAACCAGAGTCTTGACAGCTTAAAAGGCACGGCAGCTGAATATTCCATAGCCAAACATTTTGCAAGAAATTTCATTCCGTAAGAAAACAACATGGGAAGCAATTATTTTGGAGACGGAAATAGCAGCCATGAAAGAGGGTTTTCTTCTTCTGCTTCTTCTTCATCAAGAAAAGGCAAAAAGAACGGTTCGGATAAGCCGAAACAGCCACAGAGAGGACTCGGGGTTGCTCAGCTTGAGAAGATTAGGTTACACACTGAATCGGGTCGCAATTATCCTCCTCCTGTTCATAACCCTTATGCACAAGGTTTCAGCCAGGTTTTGGATTGTTCACTCTTAACATTTTCGGTTGATTTAAAATGTGTTTTTTtccatcattttttttattgacgATTCATTGATGGGGatttatgtgtgtgtgtgtgtgtgtgtctgtcTATTTATATGCTTTCTTGATGATTTAATCAGCAGGAGGAAATGAGATTACGAAGCTCGTATGCATCGTCGCCTTCCCATCCTCCTTACGCCTTTCCGGGAGCTCATGGAGTCTGGGTAAAATCATTTTTCCTTGGCTAATATGAGATTTATTCGATTTATATCATCATAATTTACTATCTTTTGAAAAACATGTGAATTAGGATCCTGAAAGATTTTCTTGCAATATAATATAATAGGAGATTTTTGACTTGATACAGGACATGATTTAGCTGGTGGGATTGTTAATTTGTGACCTTTTATCATGTTACAataattttcgatttttttgtacaaaaaaattcaaaatgtcTATATGATCTTTTAACCCTAGAGGTCAAGAATTATATCCGATTTTAGGAGAAGCTCATGAGTTAACTCCTATCACGATTATAGCATACCCctcttttaaaaaatcatttaatttataGATTCGCTTCCTTATTTAGTACAGAAAATTGTTGTCTAATTGATCATACAAAATCTAATTAAATGATAAGATTTAAGGttttatttttctcttttcAGCTATGAATTCTGGATTTTGGGTTAATTGAGGTATGATggataatataaattaatttatatttgattTGTTTGACAGATAACAGACATATGTAGTTCAAAAGATCTTTGAATTTGAACCATTTCAATATTTTCCTAAATGTTTTTACTTGCCCCAATCTTGCTAGCTAATTAAGTAAATTTGATAGTTTAATCTTTCAAGCTCGTCCTTATTTCAGATGGGCTTTCAAGATTTAGATAGGGCAAATATCAGATATGGAGAATCCCAACAAGGCAATGTCGCAAGGTTTGTGTGTACATTTTTTATTAGAGTAAGTCgttttgagacggtctcacaaatctttatctgtgagacatgtcaaccctatcgatattcgtaatattcttagcaaagaaagtaatattttttcatgaatgacccaaataagatattcatctcacaaaatacgacccgcgaaactgtctcacacaagtttttaatTGATAACGCATGAAATATATCAATTCTCGTTAAATTATTCGAGATTTATTTATTTCCATgcatatttatgtttttttcttTGCACAAAATTTTAGGTCTAGAAATAATTCTAAACAATTATTCTTTGAACTAAACAGATGGCCACCGGGCAATGCAGGCGTAGAACGCCTATATTCTATGCAGCCAAGCATGACTACAAGATCTTTCTTGGATCCCAATGTTGAGGTACTTCGTtacattaaaatttatataaaaaaaaagaagaagaagaagacatTCGTTTAAGATATAAATAACCTTCCATTGATTAATACCATTTTCGTGGTATCTATAGGGACCATACGATATGAATGACAAGAAAGACGGCCGGGACGATCCATTCGCGTACAACGATCAAAATTCTGAATCTAGTGGTTGTCAAGACATAGATTTGGAGCTCAGGCTGTGATCATTTGGAGAGAAACTACTCTACGCTCATTAATCATAGGCTCACAAAACCTGTTCATATATTTTCTTGTTGGATTCTATTTAAATTTCGTTCGAAATGTAGAACATGAATTTGTACTGAATGGAGAAACAAAAAAATTGCATTGTTTGGGCTGGAGAGATTGACACTTGTGCTTGAATTTGAGGAATGATCATGCAATAAATGTTGATATTATTAATTACCAGCTAGCCTCTGCGAAAGATTTAGTAATCTGTAAAGGTAGGATCGATTAATATAATGTTTCATgggttttatatatttttatggaatATATTCGGTTATATTGGTATCCAATTAATTGGGAGAAACATGAAGCATGTGGAGTGGCCATTTCAAGATCTTATGTTCCCTAATTATGCTCCATCTTTAGTTAATTATATATACAATTTTGTTATGTTGTTCGCAACATTCAATAGATGAACGTCATCTCATTGGTGGACACAGAAGTAAGCACGGCTGGTGAGCATTACAGCAAgactatatatatttatttatgtatataAGAATATGGTATGAAATTGAAAATTTTGCAATTTTGGTCTTGCGTAATTTTTTTTTGCGCTTTTGATCATTTATATTATCGAAATCCAGTCTTGGTTCTGCATCTtccaattttagtcatttttcataTGAAGTGATGATATGCCACTATACATGTCAGCGTCACATTAGTGCCACATCAGCGTCACATAGAAAAATGACTATTaactgtaaaaaaaaaacctaGTGGATTAAGActaaaatttgacaatataaataaccaaaaaatcaaaaaaaaaaaaaacaaacaaacaaacaaacaaataaaCATATAGGAATAAAAAGGTAGTTTTCCCTTTGAAATTTTATTCAAAACGTTGGATTATCACAACATTACTTCGTCCTACACCATTTTGCTACGAAATTTAAAGAAACTTTTGTGCAAGCTTCGACTTCGATTATgtattttttaatatacaatttttaaaTTTGGAGAGTGTTTTGAATTAACAAAATCTCTCACCCTAAGGCCTCGTGAACTTGAGAGCATGAGaactaaatttattttatatattttcccCTATGAACTTCTTCAAGAGATTCTAGACAAACAAGTTTCTTATCAGTTCCAACATTCATTATTACTTTGTGTTACATATATAATTCTTTTTATAAAGATGTCCCAACTTTATGGAACAAGTTTATAAAAGTTTATTGACTTAAATTATATTAGTTTCATTGTGTAACACATGATTTTGGTACCGTAAAGATAAGCTTTCCCGACCTTTgtgttttcatttttttctgaTCTCCGGATCggatcgattttttttttctattttacgTTTCTAGTGTATTTTAAATCTGACCacttttcagaaatatttgatCACTATATTATATTCTATTTTCAATACATTACATAtcgaaattttaatttaatgtgtCTGAGTTTTTATAATATAGAGgtgaaatatttcatttttagaAGATGGATGATATATtaactattaatttttttaggaggttttatgtttttttagaCTTTTTACAAGAGGGATTGATGCAATTagcccaaaaatatttgtaTAGTGTATTTTTGATATgaatgataatttaatttaggacTAATGGAATTGAGAGTTTAAACTTATATACAGAAGCTGTGTGccttagaaaaaaaaattattttcgattAGTCATGCttatttataaacaaatttGGTACATCCAATTAACCCGAGCTTGAGAGCTCAAACTCGTCTGACTCATATCCGTAGGTACTCACTCTTTGGTATGGTTGAGATAGTAATTGTTAGTAATATCAACCAAGCAATATAAAAATCAAATTCGAGTTAATTTATCGGTGtttaatatttcaagaaccaaaTAATTGTAGCTCAATGATTACCTCTCAATCGATCATGTCatcttttctatttttttcaaCCTCTTGTTACAAATCAAACTCAAAATATCAAATGGATAAATGGCTTATAACGTACGTACTAGAGAAATTGGGATTGAAGCATCTCATCTTTCCAATCACCGTTATGCACTAGATTAGCAAATGTAATTACACATATaacaatgacaaaaacttgtgtgagacgatctcacgggtcgtattttgtaaaaCGGATATCTagcttatttgggtcatccgtaaaaaaatattactttttatgataagagtattattttttatcatgaatatcggtagggttgacccgtctcacagataaagattcgtgagaccgtttcacaagagacgtactctataataatattaaaattttcaaacttaTATGTATTTTCCATCATGTATTAGTCTACCTAAAATACCCTCATTCTTTTTAAACTTTCCCTCGTATTATTAAAAGAGTGGAACCTaatgattattttataaatatttgaaataatccCTATCGTTTTttctaatatatatttttttaattttttttagattgtaaaaatgaatatatgaattaaagtatataattaatattatatccACTATATTACACCAagtctatgaaaaatattaatatatatacacacatatacaCACACTGATATAAAGCTTTGAAACATTTTGGAATCTTCAAAACACATTAGAagtatgacaaaaacttgtgtgagacggtctcacgggtcgtaatttgtgagacagaatcttatttgggtcatccatgaaaaattattaacttttatgctaagaatattagtttttattgtaaatatcggtaggattgactcatctcacagataaatattcgtgagatcgtATCACAAAAGACTTACTCTATATGTATTTTGTTATCTAATCCTAATCAAcaactattttaaaaaaatatctacAGTATATTTCAAACACTCGAGaggttattttttaaaaaatatttaccaATTCCGTTTTTTTAAATATCCCTACACGTTAAACAATATTGGGCCCACACGGAATTTTAATTGGAAGCTAATGACTTCCTAAATATATTCTCAATTCTCAGccataaaaaaataatggaattaaaggaaaattaaaattattaattctgAGCCATGTCCGCAAAATCTCAGTTGACCTTTTTTACCCCTCAATTCCTTGTCATTTGCCACTATAAAAGTCCCATGCAGCCGAGGATATAAAGGCAACAAGAGCAAAATGAGGCAATCCCTTGAAGCTCCTTCAATGGCTAATTTGCTGAAAACTCTCGTTCTTTTTTCTCTCCTCGTCGGATGCACCACCGCACGGATTTCCTCCGTCAACCATGACGAAAGCGGTGGCACCACCGGATATGGAGAAGCTCCTCACACTGGAGAAAACGAGAACGGATCAAATGATCCACCTTATTCCCAAAACACGTCAGGTGATGACGATCGTCAAGACGGTGAACCCGAACCAGAACCAGAACCAGAACCAGAAGTTCTCCCGAAGAATCCCAATCATCTTCCAGAAGAAGACGGCCCCAACGGCAACGAATCTCCATCTTTGTTTCCAAAACTCCGGTTTCCATTCTTTTCATTTTTCGGGAACCCGTGGAATCCTGGAAAAGgcgaagaagatgaaccagaaaATGCTGCCCTTGAAGAGGGCGAACCGGGTGCCGAATTCCTAGGTTCTTGGATGATTCACTCGGAGGATTCCGGGGTTTCTGCAATGCATATTCAATTGTTACCTAATAACAAGGCTGTATGGTACGATACAACAACTCTTGGTTTGTCTGACATAGAAGCTAATCCTAGGAGATGCAAGCCACGGGTTGGGGGAAGAAATAAGGATCCGAAGCAGGATTGCACTGCCCATGCCATAGAATATGATGTGGAGACGGCTGAAATTAGAACCTTAAAGGTTTGATGTTTTCTCATATTGTAATTTTGATGTTTTCTCATAttgtaatttttctaaaattgaaattttgaaatctAAACATATATTTAGATCCGTCCCTTTAATATGTTAAGTAATATTGCATGCACGCATGAGATAATCTAGGCTATCGTACGGGAGAGTGAAGTGTGAGAATAATTTGATATACATGAGGGTGAAAATTATGTGCAAGATTTGAGTATCTTTTGACTGGGGGAGACATTATACATGCATGCAATATTGAGGTAAAATGGTTTATATTTTGGTTTTTGTTCACTTTGCCCCATCCTTGTCTGAACGCTTTGATCAGGAAGACATAAAGTAATTTTTGCAATGTCTATTAAGATTTATATGAACAAGAGCAGATCACTTCAAGATCGACTCTGGTATCTTGgtttatatatttttgaattccatgaatttttctctcttacttAGAGTATATAGCAGTAGATGTAGCAGTGCTTGTGGCTTAGCTATCAAagcatttgaaaaaaaaaattaagcaagaaatattcaaattttaaaCGACAAAGGCAAATAGGAATtgctgaaattttaaaatatttaaaattcacatttttagtttttaaaattGATGAAATAGGAAAATATGTAGATATCTTCTTCGCACAATAATATTTTTGTACTGACTCAATTTTATAAAAACTCAGATGACGTCCGATCCTTGGTGCTCCTCCGGAGCCCTGTCCCCGAAAGGGGCCCTCATCTCCACTGGTGGCAACCAGGATGGTTTCCGAAGCATCCGGATACTTGAGCCCTGCGACTACTGCGATTTTAAAGAAAACGATAAGGCTCTGATTGGCAACAGATGGTATGCAACCCAACATGCCCTAGAAAACGGCAGCTTCGTCCTAATTGGTGGCCGTGCCTCACACAACTATGAAATCTTCGCCCCTGACCAGCTGGAATCTGCGACCATGATGTTCGGTCTCCCTCTCCTAGCCGAAACAAACGAAATGGGAGAAAACAATCTCTACCCTTTTGTAAACCTCCTCCCAGATGGAAACCTCTTCGTTTTTGCCAACTACAAGTCCATCATTCTCAACCCATATACGGGAGAAACAGTTCGTACTCTCCCAGACTTGCCGGGTGGGACAAGAAACTACCCACCATCGGGTATGTCGGCCCTTCTCCCGATTGACCTCAATAAAAATGATGACGAGGGTAAACTCGAGGTTGAAGTGATTATCTGTGGAGGAAACACTCGAGACTCTTTCGAGTATTCTGATATGAAACGCCCAAGAAAATTCTTTGCAGCTTTTAAAGACTGTGGAAGGTTGAATCTTAACAAGAAAGGGTCTAACTGGGAGAAAGAAGACATGCCTTCGCCTCGAGTTATGGGGGATTTGCTGCTGCTTCCAACTGGAGATGTGCTGATTATCAATGGCGCTAAGGCGGGTACTTCCGCATGGAATGCAGCAGATATTCCTAATCTAAATCCAGTACTGTATTCTCCAAATAAAATACCCGGTCAACGGTTTAAAGAGTTGGTCCCAACAAAGATAGCCCGTATGTATCACTCGTCCTCAGCTGTTTTACCAGATGGGCAGATTCTTGTAGCTGGAAGTAACACTAATCCTTATTACATGCACGATAAAGCTCGCGATCCGATCATGATATACCCCACCGATCTTCGAGTGGAGAAATTTTCTCCACCGTACTTGGCTCCTGCGCTAAAGAAATATCGCCTGGTGATAGTTGAAGATTATTCGGACAAGAAACTTAAGTACGGAGATGAAGTTAATATTCACATTCAATCGGATGCAGGAGAAATAGATTATAACAAGATTAAGGTTACAATGTACTCACCCCCTTTCACAACCCATGGCTACTCGATGAATCAGAGGCTTCTGATTTTGAAGCTGAAGAAAGCTGGCGATGGAGCAATTACCGTGGTTGCTCCACCATCTGGAAGGCTTGCTCCTCCGGGATACTATCTTCTTTTCGTTGTTCACCAGGATGTGCCTAGCCGTGGAATGTGGGTGCATATTGAGTAGCAGACCTTCGTATCTTTATAATACGCCGTGTCCAACAAGAAACACAGAAATCTCACTGTAACCTGGTTGTTCACCGCACTtgattcaataaattaatttgattcTTTAACTACATTATATCGTTCACAATAGGACGAGGAATACAAGATTTCTTGAGTACTGCACACTGCCGAGTAGTCGTGTTTTCATTGTGGAGCACCACATGGTTCATCAAGACACACAGATTGCCGATTAAAACTATCTCAAAGAAAGAATGAGCATTTATTACATGTCTAGTAACTCATGCATTAAAGAAAATTTATATGAATGGCCGTTTGAGAACAAaacgcaaaaaaaaaaagcagaGCATGGATCATCCTAGCACATGTGCCTGCGGATTAAGTGAACAGATCTTGATTCTTGAATGAGGAATCCTAAAAAATTCTATGTTCTTTTCAACAATATCTGTAATTTCCTGATCTTATGTCCTCATCTTTTGATTAATCGCAATACATAACAAGTGGACGTCAAATAGCTCATGACATTGAAAGAAATTTCAAGGGTTAGCACTCAAATACCAGTTTACCACGTAAATTGCAAATCCACCAGGAAATAAGGCCTTTCAGCAACCCTTCATGAAATTACACAGTTTAACTCAAATAGTAACTCACCATTATCAAAATTCTTACCATAAATAAGAAATTTCATTGTAGGATTCAGCCATTCCCTCAAGTGAgattttccatatttgataGAAACCATCCTATGGCATTGTCAGGCCTTCCCAATACTACTTCAGGATGGTGCTCTTGGCAGCCACACCCACTGAAGAAAAGCCTGACGTAGGAGTCCCAAGATAGTGAGGTAACGGAGATGAGTGTATCGGAAACATTTGCAAAAGCAATCTTTACAGTTATATAGATGCTGatccaaaatatttaatcattgCATTCAGCAAGCTAGGCTATAAACTAAGGGTGGGTAAGTTGGGAGGTTcgaaaataaaatcttatatgCTACTTATTCAGAAGGATTTCAGTAAAGATTCCCACACTACTGCTTTCACAGGAGGGTAATGTTACGAGTTTAAATCACAATATGGCAGAAAATTAAAGCAATAACAGAACTATGTACGAGTATGAAAAGGAGTTAAATGTCACCACAGGGATGGTTAGCACAATAGTGTGTTCACACTAATCGACAGAATGGTGCTGACTACTGAGGACAAAGTCACAAAACAGAAGTAGGACGAGTTCCTGCAGAGTGCAGAAGAAAGGCGTTATCTGATGGCTACCAACATCATTGACATAAAAGTTCTTTGCAGTCATATCTTCTGCAGCAACATGAATGTTGGATACACATTTTTCATAGATTGTAATGATCATTAATGAAACGTCATATATCATCCCACTTAGCTTCTATTAGCAAATATATGTTCTCCTCACCTTGTCCTCGTCCTCAATAAATCACAACAATTATAGCTATGATCAGCAACTCTAGCAATAAAACGCAATTCAACAATATTAGTAAAGTAGTAACACCATAAATCATTAGCAGCAATGAAGCATGCCCGTATTTAAGTTCAGTAATCTGTGTAATATCCGGAAAGTGGAGCATcaacataaattaaataatccaattaccataaaatattattgctTTCCTCAGTTCCTAATTAGAAAGAGTACAAGAACACCCAGAACCCTCCTCGCTATTAAATCTGAGACGTGTATTTTTTAACTACATATCATATATCAACACAAAACGAACTCAACAAGAACCGAGTCGAGACAAAAGAATTATATCACCTACAAACCGATTACACAACACAAATATATATCCCCAAAACAATAAGCAAAGTACCAAACAAGGCCAACCCCACATGGGTTTCCTCTCCAAGAATCATCCCAAAAACTGCAGTCGCAGCAAAGGTAGTACCATTGGTCACAGGCACAGCTAAAGAAATAGGAGAATCGCTCAAAATGGCAAAGAAAGTAGCTGAGGCTGAAAGATTTATCAGGAAAGGCAAAGTGTACTGCCAAATCAACAGAAGCTTCAGCCATTTCTTGAGCTGGGACGCGTCTGATTGAGGCGTAGATTTAAGCGCTTGGTCCCATATGAGTGCACCTTTGCGCATTAGGGCATTCGTCGCCCCCCAAACAAGGCCTATTGCCACCATCTTCTCAACATCTTTTCCAAGCATTTCCCCTCGGAGAATACGATAACACTGTAAAGTTCAGATTTTATGCCGCTTGATTTTGCCTTCTAGATTGAGCCTTCTACCATCTAATCCCTCCCTTGTTGAAGATCTAAGCCAAACTTGTTTATTATTACCCATATTCTAATTAAATTATGTTAAAGTCATATATTTTGGGAAAATTCTACATTTACATCCAATATTTGACAATTGACACACAACCTTCTTGTAAATAGCAAAATTATTTTTGTTGTAAATTATATCGCTTTAATGGCGTGGGAATGAGTCGAGTCGAACTTGGATTAATTTTgaaacatttttttatatttcataatataaaataaaattattttttagtattatatatttttattatacaaaaaaaaatttaattgtatttttttttatcttacgAACTCAAATTCACGATTTGATTATATAAACTCATTCGTAAATTAATTTACAATAGAATCCAAGTTCGCATCAAACTGCTTTAAATTTATGAAGTATAGTTTGAACTTTGAATTTGATTCATTTAAACCCctatattatttcattattttattgaTATAAAACGATGAATTTCAAGAATAGTTATAAATATCATATAAAAGTTTATACTAAATTAAAATGAAGTGTACGAAGATGACTTATTTCCtccataaaatttaattttcaatatcaatgtACGATCTAGTTTGCCATAATTGATTTTAGCTACACCATTTATGTCTTCCCTTGATTTTCAGTGATCTATGAAAGCATTCGATTTAAGAAATATATTGCTTAAATTACATTACAAAATGCAAATTATATCGAATATTTAATGCTAACACTGTTTACAACACAAAAAATTCAATACAAAAATTCAATTTATTAAAATCTCATGATAAATTTAATACAAAATCTTACAATataattattgtaaatatcgttATACAATATATTGGCAGTATCTTTAGAATTATTCGCTCGGAAAATGTGCATCATTTACCAATGTTTTTGAAAAAGTGAaacatccaaactataacaCATGTCAAGAACAAAGAAGTCTAAAAGGGACGGATTGTATACATATCggaaaatttcttattttcaacaaaatAACCAACTTAACTAACTTCACTATTTTGCGCTTGATATTTGAATAGCAGCTTAGTATATAAGTATTGTCCCCTCCTGTATATCTCTATCTACTTTTGAGTTCATTCAGGACAAGGTAGGCGACCAAAATATAACACAGGCCTGTTTTGTGATAAGCTTTCATTCAAGCCTTCATTTTTCATTTCCAGAAAGCCAAGATTGGTCTGTCAAATCCGGATTTGGTACCCGATAAGCCTGACGTTATGTTTTCTACCCTTCGGAACCCTATCTGCCATTGTCAAACAAGAACTCAAAATTCAGAAACTTTCTAATGTAACT from the Primulina eburnea isolate SZY01 chromosome 3, ASM2296580v1, whole genome shotgun sequence genome contains:
- the LOC140828023 gene encoding protein SPEAR3-like isoform X2, whose translation is MGSNYFGDGNSSHERGFSSSASSSSRKGKKNGSDKPKQPQRGLGVAQLEKIRLHTESGRNYPPPVHNPYAQGFSQEEMRLRSSYASSPSHPPYAFPGAHGVWMGFQDLDRANIRYGESQQGNVARWPPGNAGVERLYSMQPSMTTRSFLDPNVEGPYDMNDKKDGRDDPFAYNDQNSESSGCQDIDLELRL
- the LOC140825432 gene encoding uncharacterized protein; the encoded protein is MLGKDVEKMVAIGLVWGATNALMRKGALIWDQALKSTPQSDASQLKKWLKLLLIWQYTLPFLINLSASATFFAILSDSPISLAVPVTNGTTFAATAVFGMILGEETHVGLALFGTLLIVLGIYICVV
- the LOC140828023 gene encoding protein SPEAR3-like isoform X1, which gives rise to MGSNYFGDGNSSHERGFSSSASSSSRKGKKNGSDKPKQPQRGLGVAQLEKIRLHTESGRNYPPPVHNPYAQGFSQQEEMRLRSSYASSPSHPPYAFPGAHGVWMGFQDLDRANIRYGESQQGNVARWPPGNAGVERLYSMQPSMTTRSFLDPNVEGPYDMNDKKDGRDDPFAYNDQNSESSGCQDIDLELRL
- the LOC140825431 gene encoding putative aldehyde oxidase Art an 7 — translated: MRQSLEAPSMANLLKTLVLFSLLVGCTTARISSVNHDESGGTTGYGEAPHTGENENGSNDPPYSQNTSGDDDRQDGEPEPEPEPEPEVLPKNPNHLPEEDGPNGNESPSLFPKLRFPFFSFFGNPWNPGKGEEDEPENAALEEGEPGAEFLGSWMIHSEDSGVSAMHIQLLPNNKAVWYDTTTLGLSDIEANPRRCKPRVGGRNKDPKQDCTAHAIEYDVETAEIRTLKMTSDPWCSSGALSPKGALISTGGNQDGFRSIRILEPCDYCDFKENDKALIGNRWYATQHALENGSFVLIGGRASHNYEIFAPDQLESATMMFGLPLLAETNEMGENNLYPFVNLLPDGNLFVFANYKSIILNPYTGETVRTLPDLPGGTRNYPPSGMSALLPIDLNKNDDEGKLEVEVIICGGNTRDSFEYSDMKRPRKFFAAFKDCGRLNLNKKGSNWEKEDMPSPRVMGDLLLLPTGDVLIINGAKAGTSAWNAADIPNLNPVLYSPNKIPGQRFKELVPTKIARMYHSSSAVLPDGQILVAGSNTNPYYMHDKARDPIMIYPTDLRVEKFSPPYLAPALKKYRLVIVEDYSDKKLKYGDEVNIHIQSDAGEIDYNKIKVTMYSPPFTTHGYSMNQRLLILKLKKAGDGAITVVAPPSGRLAPPGYYLLFVVHQDVPSRGMWVHIE